One genomic segment of Diceros bicornis minor isolate mBicDic1 chromosome 13, mDicBic1.mat.cur, whole genome shotgun sequence includes these proteins:
- the EBNA1BP2 gene encoding probable rRNA-processing protein EBP2, giving the protein MDTPPLSGSDSDSDDSLVTDRELQDAFSRGLLKPGLNVVLEGPKKAVNDVNGLKQCLAEFKRDLEWVERLDVTLAPVPEISGPQSTSQSKDQKAVDPEDDFQREMSFYRQAQAAVLAVLPRLHQLKVPTKRPDDYFAEMAKSDQQMQKIRQKLQAKQAAMEKSEKAKQLRALRKYGKKVQTEVLQKRQQEKAHMMNAIKKYQKGFSDKLDFLEGDQKPGARGTKEGAKGQQMKKGPNAKRRYKNQKFGFGGKKKGSKWNTRESYDDVSSFRAKTAHGKGLKRPGKKGSNKRPGKRTREKMKSRTR; this is encoded by the exons ATGGACACGCCGCCGCTCTCGGGTTCGGACTCGGATTCTGATGATTCTCTTGTCACGGACAGAGAG TTGCAGGATGCGTTTTCCCGAGGGCTCCTGAAGCCAGGCCTCAATGTGGTACTGGAGGGGCCGAAGAAGGCCGTGAACGACGTG AATGGCCTGAAgcaatgtttggcagaattcaagCGGGATCTGGAATGGGTAGAAAGGCTTGATGTGACCCTGGCTCCGGTGCCGGAAATCAGTGGACCTCAGTCAACATCTCAGAGCAAGGATCAGAAAGCTGTTGATCCGGAAGATGACTTCCAGCGGGAGATGAgctt CTACCGCCAGGCCCAGGCCGCAGTGCTTGCAGTGTTACCCCGCCTCCATCAGCTCAAGGTCCCTACCAAGAGGCCCGATGATTATTTTGCAGAGATGGCCAAGTCTGATCAGCAGATGCAGAAG ATTCGACAGAAGCTACAGGCTAAACAGGCCGCCATGGAGAAGTCGGAAAAGGCTAAGCAACTGAGAGCACTTAGGAAATATGGAAAGAAG GTGCAAACAGAGGTTCTTCAGAAGAGGCAGCAGGAGAAGGCACATATGATGAATGCTATTAAGAAGTATCAGAAAG GCTTCTCTGATAAACTGGATTTCCTTGAGGGAGATCAGAAACCTGGTGCCCGGGGCACGAAGGAAGGAGCTAAAGGCCAGCAGATGAAGAAGGG GCCCAATGCAAAACGACGCTATAAAAACCAGAAGTTTGGTTTTGGTGGAAAGAAGAAAGGCTCCAAGTGGAACACTCGTGAGAGCTACGATGATGTATCCAGCTTCCGGGCCAAGACAGCTCACGGCAAGGGCCTCAAGAGGCCTGGAAAGAAAGGGTCAAAT aaGAGACCTGGTAAACGgacaagagagaaaatgaagagcaGAACACGCTGA